Proteins from a genomic interval of Caulobacter rhizosphaerae:
- a CDS encoding tryptophan halogenase family protein, whose translation MQDQVVKKVVVAGGGTAGWMAAAALARQLGPLLDISLVESDEIGTVGVGESTIPTARTFNALLGIDEPAFVRATQATFKLGISFEDWGRVGDRYIHSFGQVGKSNWMGSFHHFWLQARAAGFGGELGDYCFELQAALADRFSVGEGPELNYAYHLDATLYGGFLRQMSEGLGVRRIEGKIGQVEQHPETGFIRALVLENGDRVEGDLFIDCTGFRGLLIEQTLKAGYEDWSHWLPTNSALAVQTRSTGPAVPYTRAIAHQAGWRWKIPLQHRVGNGLVYCDDYMSDDQARETLLGALDGERLIEPRVIRYRTGRRRKTWSKNCIALGLASGFVEPLESTSIHLIMIGVTRLMQLFPFGGVSDAVVARYNQQAVDELEKIRDFIILHYKLTERTDSPFWDRCRTMDIPDSLAQRIALFHESAQAFQAPGELFQVDSWLQVMLGQRLEPVAHHQMGRLMPPEQLRAALADLSGNIARAVGSLPNHQAFLDRYCGVAAA comes from the coding sequence ATGCAGGACCAGGTCGTGAAGAAGGTCGTCGTCGCCGGGGGCGGCACCGCGGGCTGGATGGCGGCGGCGGCGCTGGCCAGGCAGCTAGGTCCGCTGCTCGACATCAGCCTGGTCGAGTCCGATGAGATCGGCACGGTCGGGGTGGGGGAGTCGACGATCCCCACGGCGCGCACCTTCAACGCCCTCCTGGGCATCGATGAGCCAGCCTTCGTGCGCGCCACCCAGGCGACGTTCAAGCTGGGCATCTCGTTCGAGGACTGGGGCCGGGTGGGCGACCGCTACATCCACTCGTTCGGCCAGGTCGGGAAGTCGAACTGGATGGGAAGCTTCCATCACTTCTGGCTGCAGGCCCGGGCGGCCGGCTTCGGCGGCGAGTTGGGTGACTACTGTTTCGAGTTGCAGGCGGCCCTTGCCGACCGGTTCTCGGTCGGCGAAGGGCCCGAGCTGAACTATGCCTATCACCTGGACGCCACGCTCTATGGCGGCTTCCTGCGCCAGATGAGCGAGGGCCTGGGCGTGCGGCGGATCGAGGGCAAGATCGGTCAGGTCGAGCAGCATCCGGAGACCGGCTTCATCCGGGCTCTGGTTCTCGAGAACGGCGACCGGGTCGAGGGCGACCTGTTCATCGACTGCACGGGCTTCCGGGGCCTGCTGATCGAACAGACCCTGAAGGCAGGATACGAGGATTGGAGCCATTGGCTGCCAACCAACAGCGCCCTGGCGGTGCAGACCCGATCGACCGGTCCGGCGGTTCCCTATACCCGCGCGATCGCCCACCAGGCCGGCTGGCGCTGGAAGATCCCGCTGCAGCACCGGGTGGGCAACGGCCTGGTGTACTGCGACGACTACATGTCCGACGACCAGGCCCGCGAGACCCTGCTGGGCGCGCTGGACGGCGAGCGGCTGATCGAGCCGCGGGTGATCCGCTACCGCACGGGCCGACGGCGCAAGACCTGGTCGAAGAACTGCATCGCCCTGGGCCTGGCCAGCGGCTTCGTGGAACCGCTGGAATCGACCTCGATCCACCTGATCATGATCGGGGTGACGCGGCTGATGCAGCTGTTCCCGTTCGGCGGGGTCAGCGACGCCGTCGTCGCTCGCTACAATCAGCAGGCCGTCGACGAGCTGGAGAAGATCCGCGACTTCATCATCCTGCACTACAAGCTGACCGAGCGGACCGACAGCCCGTTCTGGGACCGTTGCCGGACCATGGACATCCCCGACAGCCTGGCCCAGCGCATCGCCCTGTTCCACGAGAGCGCCCAGGCCTTCCAGGCTCCGGGCGAGCTGTTCCAGGTCGATTCCTGGTTGCAGGTGATGCTGGGCCAGCGGCTGGAGCCGGTCGCCCACCACCAGATGGGCCGCCTGATGCCGCCCGAGCAACTGCGCGCCGCTCTGGCCGACCTGAGCGGCAACATCGCCCGCGCGGTCGGCAGCCTGCCGAACCACCAGGCCTTCCTCGACCGATACTGCGGCGTCGCGGCCGCCTGA
- a CDS encoding cupin-like domain-containing protein: protein MIDIARRTPVVEGLAAGQIPFDEILTQQRPTIFRGMARDWPLVRAGLASPRAAMDHLLEHDRGERFVAYIGAPEIKGRFGYDAEVSRLNFQTERAPLRAFLERVEQHLHVVDGPSFYIGSSDIDAYLPGLRAENDLGLDLAALGDATPLASVWIGNRTVAAAHYDMSNNIAVCAVGRRRFTLLPPEQVDNLYPGPLDPTPGGQAVSMVDFDAPDLARFPRFRDALAAAQVAELEPGDVLVYPALWWHQVEALDPFNVLVNYWWNAAPAFMDSPMNTLLHGLLSLRDRPDFEKQAWKKLFDYYVFGPADRAGAHLPEAARGDLSPLDERKARRLRAYLLNRLNR, encoded by the coding sequence ATGATCGACATCGCCCGCAGGACGCCGGTGGTCGAGGGGCTGGCGGCCGGCCAGATCCCCTTCGACGAGATCCTGACCCAGCAGCGGCCGACGATCTTCCGCGGCATGGCGCGCGACTGGCCCCTGGTGCGGGCCGGCCTGGCCTCGCCGCGCGCAGCCATGGATCATCTGCTGGAGCACGATCGAGGCGAACGCTTCGTGGCCTATATCGGCGCGCCGGAGATCAAGGGACGGTTCGGCTACGACGCCGAGGTCTCCCGCCTGAACTTCCAGACCGAGCGGGCGCCGCTGCGCGCCTTTCTGGAGCGGGTCGAGCAGCACCTGCACGTGGTCGACGGTCCGTCTTTCTATATCGGCTCCAGCGACATCGACGCCTATCTGCCCGGCCTGCGCGCCGAGAACGACCTGGGCCTGGACCTCGCCGCCCTGGGCGACGCGACGCCTCTGGCCAGCGTCTGGATCGGCAATCGCACGGTGGCGGCGGCCCATTACGACATGTCCAACAACATCGCCGTCTGCGCCGTGGGCCGGCGGCGGTTCACGCTGCTCCCGCCCGAACAGGTGGACAACCTCTATCCCGGCCCGCTGGACCCCACGCCCGGCGGCCAGGCGGTCAGCATGGTCGATTTCGACGCGCCGGACCTTGCGCGGTTCCCAAGGTTTCGGGACGCCCTGGCGGCGGCCCAGGTGGCGGAGCTCGAGCCCGGCGACGTGCTGGTCTATCCGGCCCTGTGGTGGCATCAGGTCGAGGCGCTGGATCCGTTCAACGTGCTGGTGAACTACTGGTGGAACGCCGCGCCGGCCTTCATGGACAGCCCGATGAACACCCTGCTGCACGGCCTGCTCAGCCTTCGCGACCGGCCGGATTTCGAGAAGCAGGCCTGGAAAAAACTGTTCGACTACTACGTCTTCGGTCCCGCGGATCGGGCGGGCGCGCACTTGCCCGAGGCGGCGCGCGGCGACCTCTCGCCCTTGGACGAACGCAAGGCCCGACGGCTGCGGGCCTATCTGCTCAACCGCTTGAACCGCTGA
- a CDS encoding SapC family protein yields the protein MTNRVLLNNVDHGDLRVLTGHGAAFGDNINQVLVFPTEFEAVQREYPIFFRKDADGAFQAVALLGLDRDENLFLDQRGWNARYVPAVQQRGPFSIALRERDGEPMIHVDLDHPRVRAGEGEPVFLPAGGNSPYLQHVARLLGLIYDGLEIGKAMFEALAAAELVEPVDVEIKLDDHVQYDLPDLYTISQARFAALDGPALAALHQAGFLAAAQWVLSSLGNVGTLVELKNRKRALAA from the coding sequence ATGACCAACAGAGTGCTGCTCAACAATGTCGACCATGGCGACCTGCGCGTCCTCACGGGGCACGGCGCCGCGTTCGGCGACAACATCAACCAGGTGCTGGTCTTCCCCACCGAGTTCGAGGCGGTGCAGCGCGAATACCCGATCTTCTTCCGCAAGGACGCCGACGGGGCGTTCCAGGCTGTCGCCCTGCTGGGCCTGGACCGCGACGAGAATCTGTTCCTTGACCAGCGGGGCTGGAACGCCCGCTACGTGCCCGCCGTCCAGCAGCGCGGGCCGTTCTCGATCGCTCTGCGCGAGCGCGACGGCGAGCCGATGATCCATGTCGACCTGGACCATCCGCGTGTTCGCGCCGGCGAGGGCGAACCGGTGTTCCTGCCCGCCGGGGGCAATTCGCCCTACCTCCAGCACGTGGCTCGCCTGCTGGGCCTGATCTATGACGGCCTGGAGATCGGCAAGGCGATGTTCGAGGCCTTGGCGGCGGCCGAGCTGGTCGAACCGGTCGACGTGGAGATCAAGCTGGACGACCATGTCCAATACGACCTGCCCGACCTCTACACGATCTCCCAGGCGCGGTTCGCCGCCCTGGACGGCCCCGCGCTGGCGGCGCTGCATCAGGCCGGCTTCCTGGCGGCCGCCCAATGGGTGCTGTCGTCCCTGGGCAATGTCGGGACCCTCGTCGAGCTGAAGAACCGCAAGCGGGCCCTGGCGGCTTGA
- a CDS encoding TonB-dependent receptor, whose amino-acid sequence MKRHRRLNTSASLLALSMAVFAGGQAQAQTNNENSTVDEIVVTGIRASLERSIEIKRTNSGVVDAISAEDIGKFPDTNLAESLQRITGVSIDRSNGEGSQVTVRGFGGGFNLVTVNGRTMPTANVSTVGGDQSVDFAAGTSRSFDFSNLASEGVSTLEVYKTGRAAIPSGGIGATINVKTRHPFDARESGLSGSIGVKGVYDTSMDEKLEDTSKYTPEVSGLLNWTDADEKFGVSLFGSYQKRNFTSRSVTSNDWNIRTYADFINPANGFVRNGGATQITNAPSNPNTLVAIPNDSRYHFSQGQRERLNGQATLQWRPVESVTITADALYARNKTYERRNDQTNWFNRPFDRVTFDDNPVVATAVFLQENLSGVKDTGFEQQYRANEDTLKSFGLNGVWDVNDRFKVSVDGHISKADSAPDAPNGTSSTSVSIGAPIISSHSVDYSGKIPIQSVTINDALPRGNGNGVLDIGDLGSQVARTSAQRQQQEVKEIRADASYELDDNGSRFDFGFNYRTSKMSQTSINTQQDLGSWGISNPRDVSQYAGSLVKQFCLACRFDNFDPKQTGTGLIAFRADAIDLYNALSPAYVARGNAVGVTGQDNNKVDEDIWAGYAQLTWKGELAGRNASMVAGVRYEETKSKSVSLIRTPQAIVWTADNDFRVDTTTTYSPVSGSNKYSNLLPALDFQMDLAKDLIGRFSFSRTIARPDYGNLFASVSAGAPNRPTANGAIPLGTRGNPELQPLISDNFDVSVEWYYKPSSYVSAGFFEKRVNNFVGTGTFTQTLFGLRDASSGAAGTRSGDAKASLTTIGADQTDVNLFTMTSLIQSTGSVAAATAVFQANRGPSGDLNQAFVDQVLANTDISPNAADPLFNFQVAQPINNKTGKIHGFEIAAQHFFGDTGFGIAAAYTLVRGDVGFDIASDPGEDQFALLGLSDTANATLIYDKNGISARLAYNWRDKFLQATNRGGSRNPVFVAPFAQLDFNVSYDVTPQLAISLEGINLTKESLRTYARDENQLWYAQELDRRFLLGARYRF is encoded by the coding sequence ATGAAGCGACACCGTCGCCTGAACACCTCTGCCTCCTTGCTGGCGCTGTCCATGGCGGTGTTCGCCGGCGGGCAGGCCCAGGCTCAGACCAACAACGAAAACAGCACGGTCGACGAGATCGTCGTGACCGGCATCCGGGCGTCGCTGGAGCGATCGATCGAGATCAAGCGCACCAACAGCGGCGTCGTCGATGCGATCTCGGCCGAGGACATCGGCAAGTTCCCCGACACCAACCTGGCGGAATCGCTGCAGCGCATCACCGGCGTGTCGATCGACCGCAGCAATGGCGAAGGCTCGCAGGTCACGGTCCGCGGCTTCGGCGGCGGCTTCAACCTGGTGACCGTCAACGGCCGCACCATGCCCACGGCCAACGTCTCCACCGTCGGCGGCGACCAGTCGGTCGACTTCGCGGCGGGCACCAGCCGTTCGTTCGACTTCTCGAACCTGGCCTCGGAAGGCGTCTCGACCCTGGAGGTCTACAAGACCGGCCGGGCGGCGATCCCGTCGGGCGGCATCGGCGCCACGATCAACGTCAAGACCCGCCACCCGTTCGACGCCCGCGAGAGCGGCCTCAGCGGCAGCATCGGCGTCAAGGGCGTCTACGACACCAGCATGGACGAGAAGCTGGAGGATACGTCCAAGTACACGCCGGAAGTCTCGGGCCTGCTGAACTGGACCGACGCGGACGAGAAATTCGGCGTCAGCCTGTTCGGCAGCTATCAGAAGCGCAACTTCACCAGCCGCAGCGTCACCTCCAACGACTGGAACATCCGCACCTACGCCGACTTCATCAATCCGGCCAACGGCTTCGTCCGCAACGGCGGCGCGACCCAGATCACCAACGCGCCGTCCAATCCCAACACCCTGGTGGCGATCCCCAACGACAGCCGCTACCACTTCTCGCAAGGCCAGCGCGAGCGCCTGAACGGCCAGGCCACCCTGCAGTGGCGGCCGGTCGAGAGCGTGACCATCACGGCCGACGCGCTCTACGCCCGCAACAAGACCTACGAGCGGCGCAACGACCAGACCAACTGGTTCAACCGGCCGTTCGACCGGGTGACCTTCGACGACAATCCCGTGGTCGCCACGGCGGTCTTCCTGCAGGAAAACCTCAGCGGCGTGAAGGACACCGGCTTCGAGCAGCAGTACCGGGCCAACGAGGACACCCTGAAGTCGTTCGGCCTGAACGGCGTGTGGGACGTCAACGACCGCTTCAAGGTCTCGGTGGACGGCCACATCTCGAAGGCCGACAGCGCTCCCGACGCGCCGAACGGCACCAGCTCGACCTCGGTCAGCATCGGCGCGCCGATCATCTCGTCGCACTCGGTGGACTACAGCGGCAAGATCCCGATCCAGTCGGTGACGATCAACGACGCCCTGCCGCGCGGCAACGGCAATGGCGTGCTCGACATCGGCGACCTGGGCAGCCAGGTGGCCCGCACCTCGGCCCAGCGCCAGCAGCAGGAGGTCAAGGAGATCCGCGCCGACGCGTCCTACGAGCTGGACGACAACGGCAGCCGCTTCGACTTCGGCTTCAACTACCGCACCTCGAAGATGAGCCAGACCAGCATCAACACCCAGCAGGACCTGGGCAGCTGGGGCATCTCGAACCCGCGCGACGTGTCGCAATACGCCGGCAGCCTGGTCAAGCAGTTCTGCCTGGCCTGCCGGTTCGACAACTTCGACCCCAAGCAGACCGGCACGGGGCTGATCGCCTTCCGGGCCGACGCGATCGACCTCTACAACGCCCTGTCGCCAGCCTATGTCGCCCGCGGCAACGCGGTGGGCGTCACCGGCCAGGACAACAACAAGGTCGACGAGGACATCTGGGCCGGCTACGCCCAGCTGACCTGGAAGGGCGAACTGGCGGGCCGCAACGCCAGCATGGTGGCCGGCGTGCGCTACGAGGAGACCAAGTCGAAGTCGGTCTCGCTGATCCGCACCCCGCAGGCCATCGTCTGGACGGCCGACAACGACTTCCGCGTCGACACGACGACCACCTACTCGCCCGTCTCCGGCAGCAACAAGTACAGCAACCTGCTGCCGGCCCTGGACTTCCAGATGGACCTGGCCAAGGACCTGATCGGCCGCTTCTCGTTCAGCCGCACGATCGCCCGTCCTGACTACGGCAACCTGTTCGCCTCGGTCTCGGCCGGCGCGCCCAACCGCCCGACCGCCAACGGCGCCATCCCGCTGGGCACCCGTGGCAACCCCGAACTGCAGCCGCTGATCTCGGACAACTTCGACGTCTCGGTCGAGTGGTACTACAAGCCCAGCAGCTATGTGTCGGCGGGCTTCTTCGAGAAGCGCGTCAACAACTTCGTCGGCACCGGCACCTTCACCCAGACCCTGTTCGGCCTGCGTGACGCCAGCTCCGGGGCCGCCGGCACGCGGTCGGGCGACGCCAAGGCCTCGCTGACGACGATCGGAGCCGACCAGACCGACGTCAACCTGTTCACGATGACGTCCCTGATCCAGTCCACGGGCTCGGTCGCGGCCGCCACGGCCGTGTTCCAGGCCAATCGCGGTCCCTCGGGAGACCTGAACCAGGCCTTCGTCGACCAGGTCCTGGCCAATACCGACATCAGCCCCAACGCGGCCGACCCGCTGTTCAACTTCCAGGTCGCCCAGCCGATCAACAACAAGACCGGCAAGATCCACGGCTTCGAAATCGCCGCCCAGCACTTCTTCGGCGACACCGGCTTCGGGATCGCCGCGGCCTATACCCTGGTGCGCGGCGACGTCGGCTTCGACATCGCCTCGGATCCGGGCGAGGACCAGTTCGCCCTGCTGGGCCTGAGCGACACGGCCAACGCCACCTTGATCTACGACAAGAACGGGATCTCGGCCCGGCTGGCCTATAACTGGCGCGACAAGTTCCTGCAGGCCACCAATCGCGGCGGCTCGCGCAACCCGGTGTTCGTCGCGCCGTTCGCCCAGCTGGACTTCAACGTCAGCTACGACGTCACGCCCCAGCTGGCGATCTCGCTGGAGGGCATCAACCTGACCAAGGAGAGCCTGCGTACCTATGCGCGCGACGAAAACCAGCTGTGGTACGCGCAGGAACTTGACCGTCGCTTCCTGCTGGGCGCGCGCTACCGCTTCTAA
- a CDS encoding carboxylesterase/lipase family protein translates to MTSLIRNADINRRRLLATGAAAGVLAMPMAACAADAEAVEVQIAEGRLRGARTGGVDAYKGVPYGASVSGMNRFKPASPVAPWTGVFDATRLGTPSLQDPTTVYGKNEPPPGEDCLVLNVWTPAGVGKGRPVMVYSHGGGYTTGSGGSTAQDGSMLAREHDVVVVATNHRLGVLGYLYLGELGGADYAGSGNQGLSDIVLALKWVQRNIEAFGGDPANVTIFGESGGGAKTSCLYAMPSVAPLFSKAIIQSGPAVRITTPDVAAQTTRMFLEQLEIAPADWRKVLDVPAPQILAAQKALNAKVKSDSGGWRGIQSLTPGTYGPILDGDLLPHHPFDPTAPASAADKPLMIGWLDNEAAFFAWTGKDVEAFRLDEAGLKARLSGRFGDKAPALIDAYRSDRPGATPSDIYLAAASYYAMGAGSVLAAERKAAQGRAPAYVYNIAYRSNRRMDGTDIELGAMHASDIPLVFNTVASPDTLAGSRADRFAAARNVSAMWANFARTGRPSAPGQPAWPPYDPKTRSTMVLDVACTVVPDRFGAERRAWAKVDPAA, encoded by the coding sequence GTGACGTCCTTGATCCGCAACGCCGACATCAATCGCCGCCGGCTCCTGGCCACGGGGGCGGCGGCTGGCGTCCTGGCCATGCCGATGGCCGCCTGCGCCGCCGACGCCGAGGCCGTGGAAGTCCAGATCGCCGAGGGGCGGCTGCGCGGCGCGCGGACCGGCGGCGTCGACGCCTACAAGGGCGTGCCCTATGGGGCCAGCGTCTCGGGCATGAACCGCTTCAAGCCGGCCAGTCCGGTCGCGCCCTGGACCGGCGTGTTCGACGCCACCAGGCTCGGGACGCCGTCGCTGCAGGACCCGACCACGGTCTATGGCAAGAACGAGCCCCCGCCCGGCGAGGACTGCCTGGTGCTGAACGTCTGGACTCCGGCCGGCGTCGGCAAGGGCAGGCCGGTGATGGTCTACAGCCATGGCGGCGGCTACACGACCGGCTCCGGCGGCAGCACCGCCCAGGACGGTTCCATGCTGGCCCGTGAGCACGACGTGGTGGTGGTGGCCACCAACCACCGGCTGGGCGTGCTGGGCTATCTGTACCTGGGCGAGCTGGGCGGGGCCGACTACGCCGGCTCGGGCAACCAGGGTTTGTCCGACATCGTGCTGGCCCTGAAGTGGGTACAGCGGAACATTGAGGCCTTTGGCGGTGATCCGGCCAATGTGACGATCTTCGGCGAAAGCGGCGGCGGGGCCAAGACCTCGTGCCTCTACGCGATGCCGTCGGTCGCGCCGCTATTCTCCAAGGCGATTATCCAGAGCGGGCCGGCGGTGCGGATAACCACCCCCGACGTCGCGGCCCAGACGACGCGGATGTTCCTGGAGCAGTTGGAGATCGCCCCGGCCGACTGGCGCAAGGTGCTCGACGTTCCCGCGCCCCAGATCCTGGCCGCCCAGAAGGCGCTGAACGCCAAGGTCAAGAGCGACAGCGGCGGCTGGCGCGGGATCCAGTCGCTGACGCCTGGAACCTATGGTCCAATCCTCGACGGCGACCTGCTGCCGCATCACCCGTTCGACCCGACCGCCCCGGCCAGCGCCGCCGACAAGCCGCTGATGATCGGCTGGCTGGACAACGAAGCGGCCTTCTTCGCCTGGACGGGCAAGGACGTCGAGGCGTTCCGGCTGGACGAGGCGGGGCTGAAAGCGCGGCTGTCGGGCAGGTTCGGCGACAAGGCCCCGGCCCTGATCGACGCCTACCGCTCAGACCGTCCGGGCGCGACGCCCAGCGATATCTACCTGGCGGCGGCCAGCTACTACGCCATGGGCGCGGGTTCGGTGCTCGCCGCCGAACGCAAGGCGGCCCAAGGCCGGGCGCCAGCCTATGTCTACAACATCGCCTATCGCTCGAACCGCAGGATGGACGGGACCGACATCGAGCTGGGGGCCATGCACGCCAGCGACATCCCCCTGGTGTTCAACACCGTCGCCTCGCCCGACACCTTGGCCGGCAGCCGGGCCGACCGCTTCGCCGCGGCGCGCAATGTCAGCGCCATGTGGGCCAACTTCGCGCGGACGGGCCGGCCGAGCGCGCCGGGACAGCCGGCCTGGCCTCCCTACGACCCGAAGACCCGCTCGACCATGGTTCTGGACGTGGCTTGCACGGTGGTTCCAGACCGGTTCGGCGCCGAGCGACGGGCCTGGGCGAAGGTGGATCCGGCGGCGTGA
- a CDS encoding polysaccharide deacetylase family protein: MGIERAWVRVLTRCIAPLVAATTMGAAQAATPVKIALTFDDLPAHSALPPGVSRIDVAGRLLAAFHDAGTGPVYGFINGVHEEREPDSVGVLSLWRAAGHPLANHTWSHLDLNTHSLADWEADLVRNEPLLKRHMAGQDWRWLRYPFLSEGETPEKHVAARKLLKAHGYRIASVTMSFGDYAWNEPYARCMAKGDAAAVASLEASYLKAAKDSLDYSRSLSAKLYDRDIAYVLLMHAGAFDARVMPRLLKMYQDNGAKFVSLEEAERDKFYAADFKTQATEAPTTLENAMKAKGLPVPKLDLPFAELDRMCR, translated from the coding sequence ATGGGTATCGAGCGCGCGTGGGTGCGGGTGTTGACGCGCTGCATCGCGCCTCTGGTCGCCGCGACGACGATGGGAGCCGCGCAAGCCGCCACTCCAGTGAAGATCGCCCTGACCTTCGACGACCTGCCCGCCCACAGCGCCCTGCCGCCGGGCGTCAGCCGCATCGACGTGGCCGGCCGGCTGCTGGCCGCCTTCCACGATGCAGGGACGGGGCCGGTCTACGGCTTCATCAACGGGGTGCACGAAGAGCGCGAGCCGGACTCGGTGGGCGTCCTGTCGCTGTGGCGCGCGGCCGGCCACCCGCTGGCCAACCACACCTGGTCGCATCTGGACCTGAACACCCATAGCCTGGCCGACTGGGAGGCCGACCTCGTCCGCAACGAGCCGCTGCTGAAACGTCACATGGCGGGCCAGGACTGGCGCTGGCTGCGCTATCCGTTCCTCAGCGAGGGCGAGACGCCGGAAAAGCACGTCGCGGCGCGCAAGTTGCTCAAGGCCCACGGCTACCGCATCGCCAGCGTGACCATGAGCTTCGGCGACTACGCCTGGAACGAGCCCTACGCCCGCTGCATGGCCAAGGGCGACGCGGCGGCGGTGGCGTCGCTGGAGGCCAGCTACCTGAAGGCCGCCAAGGACAGCCTGGATTATTCGCGAAGCCTGTCGGCCAAGCTGTACGACCGCGACATTGCCTATGTGCTGCTGATGCACGCCGGAGCCTTCGACGCCCGGGTCATGCCGCGATTGCTGAAGATGTACCAGGACAACGGCGCCAAGTTCGTCAGCCTGGAGGAGGCCGAGCGTGACAAGTTCTACGCGGCCGACTTCAAGACGCAGGCGACCGAGGCGCCGACCACGCTGGAGAACGCCATGAAGGCCAAGGGCCTGCCGGTCCCCAAGCTGGACTTGCCCTTCGCGGAGCTCGACAGGATGTGCCGATAG
- a CDS encoding RNA polymerase sigma factor has protein sequence MRPATEPDLNRLDRRYRPALMAFFMRRAASHGDAEDMTQELFAKLATAEASSIDNADAYIFQMAANLLRDRGRREKVRANYRASLDTGALDLEPLDPARVLLGRESLGEVSDALRELPERTRAIFLLFRLEGMKQAELAALYGVSVSAVQKHILKAMTHLTRRVRAGE, from the coding sequence GTGCGGCCAGCGACCGAGCCAGACCTGAACAGACTCGACCGGCGCTATCGGCCCGCGCTGATGGCGTTCTTCATGCGCCGCGCCGCCAGCCACGGCGACGCCGAGGACATGACCCAGGAGCTGTTCGCCAAGCTGGCGACCGCTGAAGCCAGTTCAATCGACAACGCCGACGCCTACATCTTCCAGATGGCCGCCAACCTGCTGCGCGACCGGGGCCGGCGCGAGAAGGTGCGGGCCAACTACCGCGCCAGCCTCGACACCGGCGCCCTCGACCTGGAGCCCCTGGACCCCGCCCGGGTGCTGCTGGGCCGCGAGAGCCTGGGCGAGGTCTCGGACGCCCTGCGCGAACTGCCCGAGCGCACTCGTGCCATCTTTCTCCTGTTCCGTCTGGAAGGCATGAAACAAGCCGAACTCGCCGCCCTGTACGGCGTCTCCGTCAGCGCGGTGCAAAAGCATATCCTCAAGGCCATGACCCACCTGACCCGACGCGTGAGGGCAGGCGAATGA
- a CDS encoding FecR family protein encodes MTMISPDDRLDTAREQAALWCMRLADDDLSPAEQADLQAWFEADAAHRGLLDDAVTAWRAIEAQAASPGLIALRREALEDLRRAQHGRWARPGRRPALWAGLAAGLVVAVGAGLAWRASLPDVYRTTEGERRIVELADGSRASLDSATVLKVKYESGRRRLWLDSGRAKFSVAKDPLRPFSVAAGDKLVVATGTVFSVERLTGQMRVVLYEGHVAVLDDKTGRADKAAPVQIDGAPADRLLTPDHELVTSTRTSATVVSQLDPIRARAWENGQLVFQDEPMDLAVERVNRYARDKLRIGDPGVAKLRISGVFTSGDTGAFVDGVTAVLPVHAVAANGVTVLKIDHGQKNSTPAGVPSTS; translated from the coding sequence ATGACCATGATCTCGCCCGACGACCGGCTGGACACCGCCCGCGAGCAGGCCGCCCTGTGGTGCATGCGGCTGGCCGACGACGACCTTTCCCCGGCCGAACAGGCCGACCTGCAGGCCTGGTTCGAGGCCGACGCGGCCCATCGCGGCCTGCTGGACGACGCCGTCACCGCCTGGCGCGCCATCGAGGCGCAGGCCGCCAGCCCCGGCCTGATCGCGCTTCGGCGCGAGGCGCTCGAGGACCTGCGCCGCGCCCAGCACGGTCGCTGGGCCCGTCCCGGCCGCCGCCCGGCGCTGTGGGCCGGCCTGGCCGCCGGCCTGGTCGTCGCCGTGGGGGCCGGGCTCGCCTGGCGGGCCAGCCTGCCCGACGTCTACCGCACCACCGAGGGCGAGCGGCGGATCGTCGAGCTGGCCGACGGCTCGCGGGCCTCGCTCGACAGCGCCACGGTGCTGAAGGTGAAGTACGAAAGCGGCCGCCGCCGCCTGTGGCTGGACAGCGGCCGAGCCAAGTTCTCGGTCGCCAAGGACCCGCTGCGGCCGTTCTCGGTGGCGGCCGGCGACAAGCTGGTGGTGGCCACCGGCACGGTGTTCAGCGTCGAGCGCCTGACCGGCCAGATGCGGGTGGTGCTGTACGAAGGCCACGTGGCGGTGCTGGACGACAAGACGGGCCGGGCCGACAAGGCCGCGCCCGTCCAGATCGACGGCGCGCCCGCCGATCGCCTGCTGACCCCCGACCACGAGCTGGTGACCTCGACCCGGACCAGCGCCACCGTGGTCAGCCAGCTGGACCCGATCCGGGCCCGGGCCTGGGAGAACGGCCAGCTGGTGTTCCAGGACGAGCCCATGGACCTGGCCGTCGAGCGCGTGAACCGCTACGCCCGCGACAAGCTGCGGATCGGCGACCCGGGCGTGGCCAAGCTGCGGATCAGCGGGGTGTTCACCTCGGGCGACACCGGGGCCTTCGTCGACGGGGTGACGGCCGTCCTGCCGGTCCACGCGGTTGCGGCCAATGGCGTGACCGTGCTGAAAATCGACCACGGCCAAAAAAATTCCACGCCGGCCGGTGTGCCTTCGACGAGCTGA